The window aaatgaggacgaagaagaggaaagaggagaggtggaggaagaagaaaaaggagatgaTGGAGAaacatggaggagaagatgatgaaggaagaaatAAAAAGGAGGCATATTGACATGACTTTAACAACATGTTTATAATTCCTCTAAGCTTTTTGTCTGATCATTTGATTTGATACGTGATATGTCATATTGTAATTTGTATAAGTTATACGTGACCATTAGTCAAAGTCTTAAATTTTCCATTCTAATTTTTATAAGTTAGAGGGCTTTTAAGAATTTACCTCTTAAATATAGCCAATTAAAGTTGATGAGGGAAACTTCAAATTTTCAAATCTTAAATTTGTGTTATGACGTAAAATTATccaaaattatcataaaatcattttcaTCCTAAGCGTTTCATTTAATTTTCACttagtgaattcgggcatcgctaTTTGGCTATGATTGTTGAGTTGTTAGATTCATCCTTATAGAAATAAATGGTATTTATATTGAATTTACCTAAAATATATCTAGTAGTATATTTCAGACTTAACGATCACGTTCAATAAATATTGACTTAATTAAAGATATTATCTTGTATATAACTCTTCAATATCGAGAAAAGATCCATATAATCGATCTCAAATAGttaagatattatattttttattatcctaatattttctttttttcagaTGAAATAGATCTTGAAACAAATTATGGATTCTCTTTCTTCCTCCAACCAAGCACAGTTGACACAGTTGACAGATTCACTACCCTTTCTCCACATCTTTTAGAGGTTGCTGCTACGTCTTTCTCCACATCTTTTAGAGGTTGCTGCTACGTTTAAACCTCGGCTCTTTGACTTGCATGAAGAGGGATTGACATCACAGCTGATACCAGTGGAGAACTTTGATTTGCTAAGAACATTAACAGCATAGCGTTTCCTCCGATATCAACTTTGTCCGGACCTGAGCTTGAGCAAGTGCtactgtgagagagagagacttgaATCCTTTCTTATCTCATCTCACTTGATGATACATGATACCTAGAAAACTTGGTTAGATCAAGTGGTCTCATTTAATGgtcagatatattatagatatgattggatagtaggattccttaggagataaccttgatatgAGGAACTCTTCCAATAACTTATCCTACtctctactctcgcctataaataaacATAACCTCTAGGGGTTAAAAAGTAGTATCTCATATAGGATTAGAGATTATAGTCTCTCTCAACTCTTCTCCCTAACCATCAACCTAAGTGGTCATGTGAAAGgataagaagagaggaaggatcTAGTTTCTAGTTGTCTTTTCAGATTGATATCTCAGATCCGACGATGGTACGCTTATAGATtagataaggtttattcttctgaacaacaataaaggtacgcatcgtaatattattagatctaattttatttgattttaatcctagCATAAAAAGACTTTCcgcattacagatagcatgattatagGTTTTATGCTAATAATTGGTATAAGAGCTtaagttcttgagatcaaatatattagatctattatttttgtttacaatGCTTGAATGATCCATATTTCATCGATCTGTATTCCTATCTATTTTGTTTTGTTGCCTACTTACTGGTAATGTTAAATTTGTTGTAAATACGATCTCCAAAAATTGCAAAGTAGCAATGGTCGTCGTCGACCTTACTGCGTACAACTAGCGAATCTGCTAGCGACAGAGGTTGtgcttggcagcatgcatgtcacAACGGCTGTGTTGGGTAGTGTGCGCATCGCATCACAGCAGGCGACGACCGCACGCGGGCAACACCACACCCATGCAACGGTCGTGCGATGGTAGGCATCTATGCGACGACCGTGCGTTACAGTAGCCACGGCCAGCTGTGCGTAGGTGACAGTAGCTACGTAGGTAGCAActattaggattaagagcggtacaaagaggggagggggtgtgaattagtgcaatggaaaaattacgtcaatttgaaaatcttcgtatgataaaatttgatttcgacaaaaaccattttgtttttcttgaatgagtagagaagaggggattggacagtttgtaataaagtaaagttgaatgcagtaaagagattaagtagtaaggaatgaatacaccggaatttatagtggttcgatcgttgtgacctacatccacttctgattcctcctccgtcgaggtcaccaacatccactaatggtctttcttcaataggcaaagaccaaccacctctttacagtgctttcttcttttcacgggtttagaaaataacccttacaaacctcactcctcttcttggatgattataaagctaaagagagggaggaggactcttctcacttttataacacttttaacattCCAACACTTCAgagttttttttcacactttattactttttcatgcagaaaatgatggggtatttataggccccaatagcttcaaaattagagcaaaaaagtgtctcatcccggattttcaaggtactaggcggtaccaccacttgacactctgacactgggtggtaccatcgcctagtctagcaataccaccgcttgatagagtctCGAATACTGAACTctgatggtaccatcacttgatagggcggtaccaccgcttggtaaGTAATAACTGCCGACAGTATCACcaccccagtctggcggtgccaccaccagacatGGTCTAGCAacatggttgggccttgaatctgacccaaaccaatccaattacgagtccaattggcccctaatagagttagtgagattacctcccaaatatAATCCTAATTAAATGCTAACtataattcttaagacatataCTAAGTAAATTAAGtccagttagtctaggtttcttccggtaagCTTCTAGCAATCTtaaggcgaacttctgacgatctctcggtaatgtgtcAATGgattcccaacaagctcctggactttacgataatcttcttagcgagttcctacgagattctttggcaagctcctggacttctcggtcaattccgacagaacttccgacgaatgtccggacttccgacgaactctcgaactcccaacaaaatcttgatcttgactcctacacttcgttttgctttataccttagttgctatcatagttaatcatacatttctcaatatatagatttgatcaaataatttaccaattgattttatcatcaaatctgatattcaacaacaGCCACATGCGCGAGCAAAGGCAGCCCCGCGACGGTAGCTGCGTGGAGGCGCTGTAGATCATTgggcaaaattatagttttgtccTAGGGTTTCCCTTTGGTCAAATTATAGCTTTgcctttttatattttattaatatcctttAATTCTTTTGACAGTTCTGCCCTTTACAAATCTCATAATTCCAGTTTATATCATGTCAAATATTTACGATTTTactcttatgaaattgagaattctaatttattttcttaattatcaaattgataaatatgatttattataattatgattgaatttaatcatgattatattttgattatttgattggatttaattttgataaaaaaatataaattataatttacttttatagttttctcatatgacttattgattatatttttacatatggtaaataaaatctaattattatttttatatatttatttggttattcatatatatatatatatatatatatatatatatatatatatatatatatatatatatatatatatatatatttaaaattatgaaatgataGTTATCTTTCACAGCTCTTTatcatttatatgttatcatgattattatatgagttttttcttttactgactaatgttcaataattattatggttgttattctattactGAACTGCTTCAAcataaatcaagataaataaatttatgaatattatttataatttatctttataAGTTTTATTTGATCGATACTATCAAAGTAGTCTAGGATGGGAGATTatgagatatgaattacaataaaggccttatcatttataggatattttaaactatattttataatttaaataaatttgataaatattatttataatttatcttcctaagttttatttgactCGTAACTACCAAAATAGCTTGAGATGATAGacttatgggatatgaattacaataaagttcttgtcattcatgggatattttagattatattttatctttttgtattggtcctacaACCATCAAAGTGACCTGGaataataatctataaaatatattatggaatTGATCTTAAataacattaaataaaataatattcatgatgacatataattaagagatttagataatatCAACGAAAaatctatttcaaatagttatgtgatgagggtaggatgatactgttttgaatatccttatagtttatggttgtatacccaaaggtaataaTATTATTCCACAAGAATGGTATCAGTCCCCTATAAATGATCTTAAATAAACActaaatatgtcaatatttcacccaaatatgaaatatatatgatatcaatagttcatactattttggaaactcaaagcattaatgttatattattataatagtactcccttcattatatttttataaatgtccCTGTACTTTTTGAAATAAATGACTGAGCATATGCAATTTATATTAAttgagtgagaccttgatcaaATTAATTGAACATGACACAAACTTAATTATTGAAAGTTCTGTAGAATAAATAACTgaggtgactgatcaagaaaGGTATGAAAGACTCAATGATACTTATATAGTTTATAACTAGGGtatgagaatatctaaggattaatttaaattttttgataagtcattaattgatatcttaaaatgatagaatttgaggaattcaagattatatcctcaatataaatgataaagctgtaaactcaagactcatattttgagtactactcagggagtaggtaacactaaaataaggataAAGCGTAAGTCACCttagtttataattactatataaactcataaaagaatatcttcataataaattattacttATGTAGCAAAGAaagttatgtaaaaaaaaaacactataagatttgatttgaaatgaaaaggtataaatataacctttatatgatttaaatcaaatattacataaatatttttctaatacttgatggattaatttgatgcttcaatatatattaccaataatagatatttattaaaaaaaaagaagggggaTAAAACTAAAAGAGAAGATATTCATCATTATAGAGAATCATtttaaagtgaaagcgatattagtttgtcTTTATCGCCTACATCTAAAAATAATTCATTTGATAGATCTTGAGGATCCTattattataattctaaaaatttagatttttaacctataattattagaatattatttttcttttggtggttgtaaatttactatgattcaataaaaattaaccTTCGAATTCTATATAATTGTCTATAcaaaattaatatgaatcttaaatttataattattctataattaaatattaaaatgaaatgtagttttataaactccttgagattatgctTATATCTATGGGTCACTGTATGTTTTTGTCTCGTTAAAGAGATATATTTTGTCACAATATAAATAACTTATTGAGATatgattgattatatatatatatatctaatttatgtaaagtctatgactgttcacactcttgaagtatacataaatgaagtCGATAGACAAATAGATAGAAAAGTCAACATCATTATATTTGACAAGGGTaataaattttatagtatttatgatgaacctaattataattttaattcttttgctagattcttgaaaaaaataaaatatatatttaatatgatTTACTAGATGCGTTATAGCATAATATGATTGCTAAAAAATATAATCGTAcctttatagatatggttagaaGAATATTAGGTTATTATTCTTTTGTACCAAAATGaatgtgagaagaagctccaaAGACAATTATGTATTTCTTGCATGctgttcctagtaagtaaattataTGACTTCTTTTAGTTATCAAATTATAGGAaacctaacttaagatatttatatatttgatattattctatagagataaggatcttcaactcacataaaagaaaattagatttaataactattctgaatattttattatctattcagaaaagtttaaaaggGTGTATACCTTATTGCTGTAATCATAGTATGGGGATAATTAAATCTGGTAATGTAAGATTTCTATAAAATAGAAAATTAGTGGGAGTAAAAATCTCGAAATTCAATATAAAGGAGATATAAGTTGATACTTCTTTATTATTGGAGAGATTGTTATTActtaaatcattaaatgatttgataaaagtgaacaacaaaataatattactaaactctcatattatattgatatcgctattaatggtcttgtagaatAACTATAATTAACAACATTTGGAATATCTCAAAGAAAAAGGAATCTGTGATTTATggttattatgtggtatatctacaagaattatattatgatatatgaatcataatggatcccttattattttcatatatcATGAAAAGTAACGattctaaaaaataatatgatgcaataaaagaagagttaaaatcaataaccaGAATAGTATTTGATAAATTTATTGAATTATCTAATCATTATAAaatagtctattatataaatgtaaCTCAAAGAATAATGTTGAACGATATAATGGTCAAACTTGTGGTTAAaaattttactcataaagaatgtatcgatcGTAAtgagatatttagtttttaatgaactcgttaagaatcatcatgaaatTAGTGACTCATTGTAAGTTTgagttatattataataatataaaaatatattttttaaaatatagcaggttactctaaatgatttacaaagaaaatgaaagaaatataaaatttagtatACAAATTTAGAAatctatttatgaccttaaataaactttaagataatgatatataaaggttcttgatatcattatttttaattcagatttaagaaaaatactattgattagtatttattttagtaggagcaagtttattatattgatcttatatatggataatattttgtcttaccaatagtgatcttggtttattatactaaatcaagaaatttatcactaagagttttaagatggttaatatgaatgagacatcttatattattaacattgagtaattcaaagatagacctcaatgattataAAGACTATTTAGAAAtgatatatcaaccgagtctcgaaaagatttaatatacagctttgtttagtaaatcataaaagtaaaattttattcaatagtaaatactttaaaatgacttgaaaataatcaaataaagaagatattatttgtatatatgcagttggaagtctatgcttAAGCATGTGTCGGAATAGATATCAGTTTTACAATTAAAATGTTGGGTATATATTAGAATTACCCATAAGTAAAAATACTAAAGGACcgtaaagaaagtaataagatatccggaagggacaaaggattatatgctcacatatatgaaattatatcatcttgaaatgatggtattttttttagatgctgattgtataaattatctcgataataggaagtccactttacgattaatatatatatcaattaaagggataatttattattattaataataaaagttgattttATGACATGCTTTGAGGTCGTTGATCAAAATTTTTTACTgtgaaattttatctcaagacttgGTGTAGTCAGACTTAATTGCCAAGtttttgaagatattttgtgatattatagtaattttcttttctaagaatgacaagtactattgctTGAGTTCCactgtcaattaattacttgagttccactgtATTGATTGTTGATCAATTCACTTATGACTTACAGTCTAAAGTatttaatatacagctttgtttagtaaatcataaaagtaaaattttattcaatagtaaatactttaaaatgatttgaaaataatcaaataaaaaagatattatttgtatatATGCAGTTGGAACTCTATGCTTAAGCCTGTGTCGAAATATATATCAGTTTTATAATTAAAATGTTGGGTATATATTAGAATTACCCATAACTAAAAACACTAAAGGACcgtaaagaaagtaataagatatccggaagggataaagtattatatgctcacatatatgaaATTATATCATCTTGAAATGACGGTTATTTCTTTAGatgctgattgtataaattatctcgataataggaagtccactttacgattaatatatatatcaattaaagggataatttattattattaataataaaagttgattttATGACATGCTTTGAGGTCGCTGATCAAACTTTTTGACTgtgaaattttatctcaagacttgGTGTAGTCAGACTTAATTGCCAAGtttttgaagatattttgtgatattacagtaattttcttttctaagaatgacaagtactattgctTGAGTTCCactgtcaattaattacttgagttccactatattgattgttgatcTATTCACTTATGACTTACAGTCTAAAGTatttttgaaagaacatgttcttatgattgaatttgtgagcaacccataaaggatattGTGATGAgtggatattataattaatatttttatttaggtacttaaagttatttgtttctattatcctattcacaattatgtatgtatatattatagttAAATGTGATGACATGATTGTCttaacaagacaaattataggggtcattttggactgcattaaGAAATGCTAACAGTGTTGtagtacatagaaggaagtatgACACTGATGACATACAACCATTCTAACTCATATTGTTAATTAGACTTAacgaagtattattatatttattagacttattgacctattttttaaaattttcatacatgcatataatttttctaaaatttcaaaatccaattgggttaaattatttttaaataaattttatttatttatttttgattttaagtcttttttatcttactagtaaagtgagagaatgttagattatgtgaccttatttaattagataagatttattatagatatgattggattccgaTTATGGTTATTGACGAATACAAAAGAAGTTCATGTTAAAGTAGGATTCTTTAGGAGGAGATATCCTAACAATTTATTATAAaccctctactctcgcctataaatagataagaccCTTAGGGGTCATATAGTTGAGGGATTACAGTCTCTCTCTCAACCCTTCTCCCTAACCATTAATCTAAGTGGTAgtatagaaagagaggagaaaatcTAGTTATCTTTACAGACTGATATCTCAGATCCGATGATGATACACTTGTAGATTAGATAagatttaatattattagatttaattttaatcttgatataaatgtattttttatattatagataaaatgattacagattttatgctaacacatGTTTTCTCTTTTCTCTATGCTCCACTCCACGAATAAGAGTTACCATTTCCGATTTCCGAATTCCACTAGTTGCCTTGCCGATGGATTAGACGTTGACTTCCTCCTGGTTGATATAGATTCGTCTCACACTGCTCTCACCGGTTATTGATATTAATATCGGACagagatttaaatccttgactCGAACTACAATAAAAGAATCGAATGATTAATCAAATGAGGTTGAGATGGTTGAATCGTCGAAAGCTGCATTGAGTAAATCATCAATATCAGACGTCACAAATTTACTTGAGCTAAAAGTGTTTGCATCGCTTTTACTTTTTGTGGCCGATGGGAAAGCACCCAAACACCTAATATCCATGGATTGAAAGGTCCCCTAAACCAAGATGATAGACTTTATGAGTGCTTAAGCCCCAAGTTAAACCTTTTCCCCATGGACACCTCCCTCTCACTTGCAAGTCTGTGTCATCTCCTATCATTCCTCATGGGAACCAATGCTTGACTTTGACTGCATGATGCTGTGTGCATAATCTGCTCAAGCCATATCAGATACTTTAAGGTTCTAATGAATGCTGGAAATGCACCACTGTTTCAACCCGTCATGTAGCTTGTCTACATTTCCTGTTGTAAACTTTAACCCCTTGGGGGTCTCTTGAGCTACGTGGGTTGGCGCTGAAGGAAGGTAAAAGTAGAAGAGCGATCGGGATAGGAGAAGAGTAGAATGACTGACTGAGTTGGTGATTGAGTGGACTACACATGCCGGGGTTGCAATCTGCTAAAAGAGTAGGTATTGGACCAACTAatccatccctctctctctctgcttcgaATGTCCGAAATCATTCATACGTGCAAAAGAATCCAACACCAGCTGATGTAGATCTGATATATCTTCTTGGGGGTTCATTTTGTTCTTGCTTCCTCGCTAACTCAGCAACTACTACCCCTGTTTCATTCATTCATGGGCAAGTTTGTCGTCCTTCCCTTCTCCCTCGGCTGCGTCTCTCAGTCGAGCGTTGCGGTCGGCGAAAACCGACACAGGAGAGCACAAGCAGATGCGCCCTCAGCAATACCAGCCGGTGACAGTTCTTGTTCGTTCTCTCGTTCCTCGTCGCTATGTACCATGTAGATCTGCTCATCTGAATCCTGTACAGATGGAGAACCGGGGAAGACGAGGAGCTCGTTCATGTTTCGTCCACCTCCACGCCCTAACATCTCTGCGGGGTTTCAGAAGCTCATCAGGAGCTTCAAGAGCTTGCCTCAGTTGTTCGCAGTgtacgacgaggaggaggaggaggaggaagaggtggtgATGGAGATCGGGTTCCCGACCGACGTGCAGCACGTGGCTCACGTAGGGTGGGATGGCTTCCGCGGCGTGAGCGCCACGAACTGGGTTAAAGGCCCGGAGTTCCTCCCCGTCCCCTCCCTCTCGATGAGGCAGCTCGAGGTGGCGGCCATGGCCACACAGACCGGCTTCCCTCCGCCCCATGGTCCCCTGGGGCTCGACCACATGCAGTGAGGTGTAGTTTCCCCTTTGttgtcttctctctcttctttggtTCTTCTTCTTGCCATCTTCTGGTGATGGCCAGGAGGTCTGCATGTGAACTCATATCATAGCTTTGTTCTCCTGTAATACCTTCAAACTTCACTGGTACTTCTCGTCTGCTATATTTGAGTTTGACATATGAGATCAATATGGACTGTTTCTGAGTATCCTTGTGATCACTAACAAGTTGATTGACTTAATTCTCATCCATCCTAGTAGCATTTCTTGGCCAAATGAAACTGAGAATATCTGATAAATTTTATATGGAATATGATTACTATCTTTATCTTTTAGAATATATGCCTGATGTTGAGTGTGTGATCTTTCAAAATGGATCTCTTAATCCTTATAAATAGATAGAGGTTTATGATATGGTAAGGAAGAAAAACTACAAAGATCTATCTTTGATAACAAAGTGCAAGGATTCTTTTTGTGTGGTTCACATGATTTGACAGCCTACCAAGAACTCTCCAATTAGTTATAATTTTTGTAACTTTTAGTATGAAAAGAAAGAGACAGAATTTGTTTGTATGCTCATCAAAAGTTTGTCTTTTGTACAAAGAGTATGAAATCAATGTTTAGGTTTCTCCACCCAACCCAGCAGCAATCTACAAATTCCCTTGCAACTTGGATCTGATTAAGTCTCAAGTTTCATCATCTTCAAACCCCTTGTGGTTTTGTATCATCACCATGTTCTGGTCCCTAAGAAATGAGTGACAGATTTCTATAGAAAATAATCTAGAGATGGCTATTGCACTAAAAATAGTGATAGTAAAAAAATAATGCCTGAATTATAAAGTTAATTTAATTGCTTCATTCTCAATCTTCACTTTCACAATTTGTATCTCCACATCAatgtattattgttattattatcatcatcatcatcaacttcACATATTAttgttttgttatttttctttttcttgtttttatatcttttatttattttttaatcttgttAATTACTGCATAGAGGAACTTGAAAAGTAAATGCTTTGACAAAACAATTCAATCGAGAGTGGAAGTTAACCAAGTTCAGTAATATCATCAATGATATATTTGATCTCATGAGAGGAAAATATTGGATCCTTTATCTTTTTGCTTGTTTTCACATGAACATCAACTTAGAATTGACTCTGGTCAAGATTAATAGCTACGATTTTAGTGAAAACATAGGAAGGTCGAGATGGATGTGAAATAGTAAGGAAGGGATTGAGAATTAAAAGAGAATCTCATAAATGAATAATTAAGTATAGCTCTCATAGAATAAATACAAAATTAGAAAGAATAATCTAAGAGAGACCTTATAATATTGTGGTTACACAAGACAAATCAATTAATATTACTAGTATGAATGCCTATAAAACATATTTATCTTATATGACATGTTTCTTGAATCCTACTCAATAGATTACAGTTAAATAATCTTACCAT of the Musa acuminata AAA Group cultivar baxijiao chromosome BXJ3-2, Cavendish_Baxijiao_AAA, whole genome shotgun sequence genome contains:
- the LOC135630877 gene encoding CRIB domain-containing protein RIC4-like, which encodes MGKFVVLPFSLGCVSQSSVAVGENRHRRAQADAPSAIPADGEPGKTRSSFMFRPPPRPNISAGFQKLIRSFKSLPQLFAVYDEEEEEEEEVVMEIGFPTDVQHVAHVGWDGFRGVSATNWVKGPEFLPVPSLSMRQLEVAAMATQTGFPPPHGPLGLDHMQ